CTATAATGAAAGTCACCAGATAGGAGGAATTCATGAAAATTGCGATTATTGGTTATAGTGGTTCTGGTAAGTCTACTTTAGCTAGACATTTAGGACAATACTATGATTGCCAGCCTATCCACCTTGATAAACTTCATTTTTCATCAGGTTGGCATGAGCGAAACAACCAAGAAATGTCAAATGACTTAAGTCCCATCCTTCAAAAAGAACAGTGGAACATTGAAGGGAACTATAATCAATGCCTTTATGAAGAACGAATGATGCTAGCAGATCGTATTATCTTTCTAAATGGACAGCGATTTTATTGTTTGTGGAGAGTTTTTAAGCGATATCTCGCCTTTCATAACAAAACACGACCTGATATGGCAGACAATTGTCCTGAACGATTTGATTTGAATTTTATCAAATGGATACTTTGGGATGGAAGGACAATGAAAAGGAAAAAGAACTATCTCAGTGTTAAACATCAGTACCCACAAAAATTGATAACTCTAAAGAATCAAAAAGAAATTGATTTATTTCTCAAAACGATAACACAAAAAGACAATCATTACTGATTGTCTTTTTGGTTTTCTTCTAAAAATTGTGGTAATAATCTAGCAATTTCTTCTTTAGTTTTATCAAAGTGAGCTTCATTATCTAAACCTAGATCAGTTCCTTCAAATCTAGCAATATAATAATTATCAAATCCCATGATTGTTTCAAACATCTCTTTTAAATAAAAATGTGAAAACTCAAGAGGTGCATAACGAACATCACTAGAATAAACCGAACCACTAGACTGCAGATAAAGAATTTTATAATCATCGGTCATAAGACCTTCTGAACCAGTTTCAGTATAACGGTATACCTCACGGGCTACCATAACATTATCAAGATAATCTTTAAGACGACCTGTAACATTAAAATTATGCAATGGAGAAGAAATAATGATTCTATGGTGCTCTTTAAACTGTTCTAATAAGACTTTTGACCGTTTACTTCTGGCACGTTCATCTGGATTTAGTTCTATTCCAGAAGCCAATTTACGATAAATGGTAAAAGTTGTTTCATCAATCTCTGGTATATCTTCTTGATACAGATTCAAAGTAGTTATTTCTACTTGAGGGTAATCCTTTTCAAGCATTTCTCTTGTAAAATCTTCCATCCGTGTTGAATAATGTCCGCGATTGTCAACATCTGGATGAGCGTTAATAATCAAAATCTTGTGCATAACTCTCTCCTATATTTGTTCTTTTAAAAATATAACATAAAGGCTTTTATATAGGGTCCAATTTGCTTGAAATAAGTAGTGAAATAGCAATTTCTTATTATTTTAAAACCAGAAATTCTTTAACATCTTATCATTTCAGAAAAACTAAAAAGACCTATTTCTAGGTCTTTTAGCTAATAGATAATCATTATTCATTATCTTTTTTCTTTTTTGGTAACGCAATACCTACAGCTGACATTATGGCAATTGCAGCTAGACTGAAGAAAGGTAGCGTTTCAGCTTCACCTGTAGAAGGTAAAGTCTTATCTTGAACTGCTGTTTTATCAGTCGTTGTTTCAGATTTATGATTGGCATTAATAGCTAGTTGTGCAACTGTAATATCACTTTCCGTACTTGCAACAGGCTTATGTGTATCCGCTTGTGTTGGGTTAGCTGTTACAGTTACCTTAACTGGAACTTCATCTGTAGAACCGTCTGGGTAAGTAATAGTTACAGGAATAGTATAATCTCCAGTCGGTGCATCTGGATTAGGTTGCACAGTTACTGTACCGTCTGGATTTACAGTGACTGTACCCGGGAAAGTTCCTGTTGAGCCATCTGGAAGAGTTACGTCTCCACCAGGAGTATAAGTGACATCATCAGGTAGTGATGAACCATCTTTGTCAGTTGGTGCATCTACTGTTACAGTATCACCCTGCTTAACAGTTGTATCTGCTGGATATGATGGTACAAAATCTACTTTACGAAGTATAAAGCCAACACCAATTGGTCCAGTTGTTACATTGATTGTTTTAACTACAGTTGAAGGTGTATACTGCTTATCTGCTAAGAAGGCACTCGCATCTGCATTAGCCTTTGTTTGAGCATCATCATAAACCACTCTATATTGACCCTGTGGCAAGTCTAACAAAGCTACTCCATCTGTTCCTAAGTTAAATGTATAAGTTTTTGTAGGATCTTCAACACTCGTAGCAACTGCGACAGCACCTGGAACACGAACCCATTTCCCATTTTCTGGTCCATAGTTTACAGTTACAGTTACTTTTTGAGTAATAGCTGGTGAATCAGCAATTACTTTGACTGTTACTGGGACTTCCTCACTTGAGCCATCTGGGTATTTCACGACCACTGTAGCAGCTTTATCTCCTCCTGTTGATGTATCTACTGGTGACTCGTATTCAAATGTGGTACCAGTTGGAAGATCTGATACATTACCAATAGAATCTTCAGCTTTTGGTGTATCTCCTACATTAACAGTTTGATCCTTGCCTACTGGGCTATTCGTGTCAGCCTGAGTTGGGTCAGCTGTTACTGTAACCGTTACTGGGACTTCCTCACTTGAGCCATCTGGGTATTTTACAACAACT
This Streptococcus urinalis 2285-97 DNA region includes the following protein-coding sequences:
- a CDS encoding DNA topology modulation protein, coding for MKIAIIGYSGSGKSTLARHLGQYYDCQPIHLDKLHFSSGWHERNNQEMSNDLSPILQKEQWNIEGNYNQCLYEERMMLADRIIFLNGQRFYCLWRVFKRYLAFHNKTRPDMADNCPERFDLNFIKWILWDGRTMKRKKNYLSVKHQYPQKLITLKNQKEIDLFLKTITQKDNHY
- a CDS encoding FMN-dependent NADH-azoreductase, translated to MHKILIINAHPDVDNRGHYSTRMEDFTREMLEKDYPQVEITTLNLYQEDIPEIDETTFTIYRKLASGIELNPDERARSKRSKVLLEQFKEHHRIIISSPLHNFNVTGRLKDYLDNVMVAREVYRYTETGSEGLMTDDYKILYLQSSGSVYSSDVRYAPLEFSHFYLKEMFETIMGFDNYYIARFEGTDLGLDNEAHFDKTKEEIARLLPQFLEENQKDNQ
- a CDS encoding YSIRK signal domain/LPXTG anchor domain surface protein; translation: MFYQNSKNDLSSSKQRFSIKKFKFGAASVLVGLTFLGFSTHSVLADTTTVNNTNDLGIVSTTDSGSTTNVPTSESTITATTADEVISKVSVPNFPTTGDQPVITVTDTSKLPDGKTSGTFEVPVTVTYPDGSTDTINVTVTVKSAADTFDPTATNQTVKVGDTPDAAKSIGNVSDLPDGTTFTYKTPVDTSTAGDKASIVVVKYPDGSSEEVPVTVTVTADPTQADTNSPVGKDQTVNVGDTPKAEDSIGNVSDLPTGTTFEYESPVDTSTGGDKAATVVVKYPDGSSEEVPVTVKVIADSPAITQKVTVTVNYGPENGKWVRVPGAVAVATSVEDPTKTYTFNLGTDGVALLDLPQGQYRVVYDDAQTKANADASAFLADKQYTPSTVVKTINVTTGPIGVGFILRKVDFVPSYPADTTVKQGDTVTVDAPTDKDGSSLPDDVTYTPGGDVTLPDGSTGTFPGTVTVNPDGTVTVQPNPDAPTGDYTIPVTITYPDGSTDEVPVKVTVTANPTQADTHKPVASTESDITVAQLAINANHKSETTTDKTAVQDKTLPSTGEAETLPFFSLAAIAIMSAVGIALPKKKKDNE